A genome region from Streptomyces sp. NBC_01296 includes the following:
- a CDS encoding cupin domain-containing protein, with the protein MSTSEHGPASFVVSVPDAELEVEDLDPGQILSGEPVVTGKVLWESPDGKQLRGIWQITPGVVTDTEANELFVVVSGRATIEVEGGGTLEVGPGSACVLREGDKTTWTVHETLRKAYHISC; encoded by the coding sequence ATGAGCACCAGTGAGCACGGCCCCGCCTCGTTCGTCGTCTCCGTACCGGATGCCGAGCTGGAGGTGGAGGACCTCGATCCCGGCCAGATCCTCTCCGGCGAGCCCGTCGTGACGGGCAAGGTGCTGTGGGAGTCCCCCGACGGCAAGCAGCTGCGCGGCATCTGGCAGATCACCCCGGGCGTGGTGACCGACACCGAGGCGAACGAGCTGTTCGTCGTGGTCAGCGGCCGCGCCACCATCGAGGTCGAGGGCGGCGGGACCCTGGAGGTGGGCCCCGGCTCCGCCTGTGTGCTCCGGGAGGGCGACAAGACCACCTGGACCGTCCACGAGACGCTGCGCAAGGCCTACCACATCAGCTGTTAG
- a CDS encoding cupin domain-containing protein gives MGGWQATARRTRDTAGAEDLAGREVVIDPGGCTGWHFHRVPLIALVKSGTLTRILHDNSVVVHLPGSSFVEPAGVEHLHLGRNLGTVPVVLYVTSTLARGEAFSIPAAAPRGATPCSCSGDFA, from the coding sequence ATGGGTGGCTGGCAGGCGACGGCGCGGCGTACACGGGACACGGCCGGCGCGGAGGACCTCGCGGGCCGGGAGGTCGTCATAGACCCCGGCGGCTGCACCGGCTGGCACTTCCACCGCGTTCCGCTGATCGCGCTGGTCAAATCCGGGACGCTGACCCGGATCCTGCACGACAACTCGGTCGTCGTGCACCTGCCGGGGTCCAGCTTCGTCGAGCCGGCCGGCGTCGAGCACCTCCACCTCGGCCGCAACCTCGGCACCGTACCCGTCGTGCTGTACGTGACCTCCACGCTGGCCCGGGGCGAGGCCTTCTCCATACCCGCTGCCGCCCCGCGCGGCGCAACACCGTGCTCCTGCTCGGGAGACTTTGCGTGA
- a CDS encoding glycerophosphodiester phosphodiesterase — translation MYVRPAAAAAAAFLGFTLTVLGGTTSSAATGPSSPASPASPAGATGATGLLGPVVYAHRGASAYAPENTLEAIDLAMRLGFDWVENDVQRTRDGELVVVHDDTLARTTDVEQVFPDRKPWPVKDFTAAEIATLDAGSWFGPQFTGARIPTLREYLARVDRNRQRLLLEIKKPELYPGIEQETLQVLDEAGWLDADHVQRRLVVQSFSADSVRIVHGMRPDLVTAFLGTPTVADLPKYAEFTDRINPWHTTISADWVAAVHGLLGAHGKKMEVDTWIVDDAATARKVQGMGVDGIITNTPDVVQQAVLGVFVY, via the coding sequence ATGTACGTCCGACCCGCCGCCGCGGCCGCCGCCGCATTCCTGGGCTTCACCCTGACCGTCCTGGGCGGGACGACCTCGTCCGCCGCCACCGGCCCCTCCTCCCCCGCTTCCCCGGCCTCCCCCGCCGGCGCCACCGGCGCGACGGGGCTGCTGGGCCCCGTCGTGTACGCCCACCGGGGGGCTTCGGCGTACGCACCGGAGAACACCCTCGAGGCGATCGACCTCGCGATGCGGCTGGGCTTCGACTGGGTCGAGAACGACGTCCAGCGCACCAGGGACGGGGAGCTGGTCGTGGTCCACGACGACACCCTGGCCCGCACCACCGACGTCGAGCAGGTGTTCCCCGATCGCAAGCCCTGGCCGGTCAAGGACTTCACGGCGGCGGAGATCGCCACGCTCGACGCGGGCAGCTGGTTCGGACCGCAGTTCACGGGCGCCCGGATCCCGACCCTGCGGGAGTACCTCGCCCGGGTGGACCGCAACCGGCAGCGGCTGCTGCTGGAGATCAAGAAGCCCGAGCTGTACCCCGGGATCGAGCAGGAGACGCTGCAGGTGCTGGACGAGGCGGGCTGGCTCGACGCGGACCACGTGCAGCGCCGCCTGGTCGTGCAGAGCTTCAGCGCCGACTCCGTACGCATCGTCCACGGCATGCGCCCGGACCTCGTGACCGCCTTCCTGGGCACCCCGACCGTCGCCGACCTGCCGAAGTACGCCGAGTTCACGGACCGGATCAACCCGTGGCACACCACCATCTCGGCCGACTGGGTGGCGGCGGTGCACGGCCTGCTGGGCGCCCACGGCAAGAAGATGGAGGTGGACACCTGGATCGTGGACGACGCGGCGACGGCCCGGAAGGTGCAGGGGATGGGCGTGGACGGGATCATCACCAACACCCCGGACGTCGTGCAGCAGGCGGTGCTCGGGGTCTTCGTGTACTAG
- a CDS encoding chaplin, translating into MVAGGGLAVAGVGGFAYADADAGGTAERSPGLLSGNLVQLPVHTPVNVCGNTVSVVGLLNSAAGNRCANEGGAAGDGHPGSVSSHPSKPGTGNRSGTGKGGGARAEGSGKDSPGLLSGNGIQLPVDVPVNISGNAVGVVGVGNSSTGNTSVNGEEPSGGKPPKQPPVVERPVTPPAPAPAPAPAPAQHGPALAHTGADGAGYLLPGGGALLLGGVLLYRRFRLG; encoded by the coding sequence GTGGTCGCGGGGGGTGGACTGGCGGTCGCGGGTGTCGGCGGGTTCGCCTACGCCGATGCGGACGCGGGCGGGACGGCCGAGCGTTCGCCGGGGCTGCTGTCCGGGAATCTGGTGCAGCTGCCGGTGCACACCCCGGTGAACGTGTGCGGCAACACCGTGAGCGTGGTCGGCCTGCTCAACTCGGCCGCGGGCAACCGCTGTGCCAACGAGGGCGGGGCCGCCGGCGACGGGCATCCGGGGTCCGTGTCCTCGCATCCCTCGAAACCCGGTACCGGGAACAGGAGCGGGACCGGCAAGGGCGGGGGAGCCCGCGCCGAAGGGAGCGGAAAGGATTCGCCGGGGCTGCTGTCCGGCAACGGGATCCAGCTCCCGGTCGATGTCCCGGTCAACATCAGCGGGAACGCGGTCGGCGTCGTCGGGGTCGGCAACAGTTCCACCGGCAACACCTCCGTCAACGGCGAGGAGCCCAGCGGCGGGAAGCCGCCGAAGCAGCCGCCCGTCGTCGAGCGGCCGGTCACCCCGCCCGCGCCCGCGCCCGCGCCTGCGCCCGCTCCCGCGCAGCACGGCCCGGCGCTCGCCCACACCGGGGCCGACGGCGCGGGCTACCTGCTGCCCGGCGGCGGGGCGCTGCTGCTGGGCGGGGTCCTGCTCTACCGCCGTTTCCGCCTCGGGTAG
- a CDS encoding carbohydrate kinase family protein, which produces MTAPGALLVVGDVVTDVVAVHPEPLTPATDTAARIRTLPGGAGANAACWAAHAGVAEVRLLARVGTESARWHEQSLRDCGVRPRLVIDPAEPTGTVVALVGKDAERTFLTDSGAALRLSPEDWAPALLDGAAHLHLSGYLFFADSSRELALVALRAARARGVPVSVDPASAGFLVALGPQRFLDAVAGIGVLLPNEDEARLLAGLPGAAGTARAAAELSRRVPLVVVTRGAAGALVAEAGRVTAEVSAESAEAVDSTGAGDAFTGGFLAARLAGAGPADAARAGCRAAAQAVTRLGGRP; this is translated from the coding sequence ATGACCGCGCCGGGGGCGCTGCTGGTCGTCGGGGACGTGGTGACGGACGTGGTGGCGGTGCATCCGGAGCCGCTGACTCCGGCCACCGACACGGCCGCGCGGATCCGGACCCTGCCGGGCGGCGCCGGGGCCAATGCGGCCTGCTGGGCGGCTCACGCGGGGGTGGCGGAGGTACGCCTCCTCGCGCGGGTCGGCACCGAATCCGCCCGGTGGCACGAGCAGTCGCTGCGGGACTGCGGGGTGCGGCCGCGGCTGGTGATCGATCCGGCCGAGCCGACCGGGACGGTGGTGGCGCTGGTCGGCAAGGACGCGGAGCGGACCTTCCTCACCGACAGCGGCGCCGCGCTGCGGCTGTCCCCCGAGGACTGGGCGCCGGCCCTGCTGGACGGGGCGGCCCATCTGCACCTGTCCGGCTACCTCTTCTTCGCCGACAGCAGCCGCGAACTGGCCCTCGTCGCACTGCGGGCGGCCCGGGCCCGCGGGGTGCCGGTGAGCGTGGACCCGGCCTCGGCGGGATTCCTGGTCGCGCTGGGTCCGCAGCGCTTCCTCGATGCCGTGGCGGGGATCGGCGTACTGCTGCCCAACGAGGACGAGGCGCGGCTGCTGGCCGGGCTGCCCGGGGCGGCAGGGACCGCCCGGGCGGCGGCGGAGCTGAGCCGGCGGGTGCCGCTGGTGGTGGTCACCCGGGGCGCGGCGGGGGCGCTGGTGGCGGAGGCGGGCCGGGTGACCGCGGAGGTGTCGGCGGAGTCGGCCGAGGCGGTGGATTCGACGGGGGCCGGGGACGCGTTCACCGGCGGGTTCCTGGCGGCCCGGCTCGCGGGCGCGGGACCGGCGGACGCGGCCCGGGCCGGGTGCCGGGCGGCCGCGCAGGCGGTGACCCGGCTGGGCGGGCGCCCGTGA
- a CDS encoding uridine kinase, with amino-acid sequence MQLEAITWQRMAERLAGHLDEHKASPGHGQATWQRVGIDGAPAAGTGVLAGHLADALRLRSRPVLVVPAGGFLRPASLRFEFGREDVDSYLGGWYDTAALWREVFGPTDPGGTGRVLPDLWDPATDRATRSPYSELPPGGVVIVHGPLLLGHWFPFDLSVHIRLSPGALARRTEESARWTLPAFARYEAETDPAAQADAVVRADDPRHPAWTGLTGPTG; translated from the coding sequence GTGCAGCTGGAAGCGATCACATGGCAGCGGATGGCCGAGCGGCTCGCCGGTCACCTCGACGAACACAAGGCGTCCCCCGGGCACGGGCAGGCGACTTGGCAGCGGGTGGGCATCGACGGCGCGCCCGCCGCCGGCACCGGCGTACTCGCCGGCCACCTCGCCGACGCACTGCGCCTGCGCAGCCGCCCGGTCCTGGTGGTCCCGGCCGGGGGCTTCCTGCGGCCGGCCTCCCTCCGCTTCGAGTTCGGCCGCGAGGACGTGGACTCCTACCTCGGCGGCTGGTACGACACCGCCGCCCTCTGGCGCGAGGTGTTCGGCCCGACCGACCCGGGCGGCACCGGCCGGGTCCTGCCCGACCTCTGGGACCCGGCGACCGACCGGGCGACCCGCAGCCCGTACTCCGAACTCCCGCCGGGCGGCGTCGTGATCGTGCACGGCCCCCTGCTGCTGGGCCACTGGTTCCCCTTCGACCTCAGCGTGCACATCCGGCTCTCGCCAGGGGCGCTCGCCCGCCGCACCGAGGAGTCCGCGCGCTGGACCCTGCCCGCCTTCGCCCGCTACGAGGCGGAGACCGACCCCGCGGCGCAGGCCGACGCCGTGGTCCGGGCCGACGACCCCCGCCACCCCGCGTGGACCGGCCTCACGGGCCCCACCGGCTGA
- a CDS encoding DUF2293 domain-containing protein, translated as MSLVVFESLKQINCADCRQGPLRHLVREAGVPRCLDCADLGHLVYLPRGDAALTRRAREASSLSAVVVRFNKRRRRYERQGLLVEDPALTRAERACLADAEARARRRERDRLRRTVEDTRFTAAFAAEIVRLFPGCPAERAVAMAGHASLRGSGRVGRTAAGRALTEQAVSVAVRAAVRHTDTEYDALLMAGVPRFAARARLAARIDAVLDGWRTPPPSPASPPPPVDASGPEP; from the coding sequence ATGAGCCTCGTGGTGTTCGAGTCGCTGAAGCAGATCAACTGTGCGGACTGCCGCCAGGGGCCGCTCCGGCATCTCGTCCGCGAGGCCGGGGTGCCCCGCTGCCTGGACTGCGCCGACCTCGGGCACCTCGTCTACCTGCCGCGCGGGGATGCCGCGCTCACCCGGCGGGCCCGTGAGGCCAGTTCGCTCTCCGCCGTCGTCGTCCGCTTCAACAAGCGGCGCCGGCGCTACGAGCGCCAGGGGCTCCTGGTCGAGGACCCCGCCCTGACCCGCGCGGAACGCGCCTGCCTCGCGGACGCCGAGGCGCGGGCCCGCCGCCGGGAGCGCGACCGGCTGCGCCGCACGGTCGAGGACACCCGGTTCACGGCGGCCTTCGCGGCCGAGATCGTGCGGCTGTTCCCGGGGTGCCCGGCCGAGCGGGCGGTGGCGATGGCCGGCCATGCCTCGCTGCGCGGCAGCGGCCGGGTGGGCCGTACGGCGGCCGGCCGGGCCCTGACCGAACAGGCCGTGTCGGTGGCGGTCCGGGCGGCGGTGCGGCACACCGACACCGAGTACGACGCCCTGCTGATGGCGGGGGTCCCGCGGTTCGCGGCACGGGCCCGGCTGGCGGCGCGGATCGACGCCGTCCTGGACGGCTGGCGCACACCCCCGCCATCCCCTGCGTCCCCGCCTCCGCCAGTGGACGCCTCGGGCCCCGAGCCGTAA
- a CDS encoding methylated-DNA--[protein]-cysteine S-methyltransferase yields the protein MDSTERPRGPHLEWTVVPGESAIGGPLLLAATPQGLVRVEFHAGPGRVEKMIGSLVSRLGADAWRPPPGEEVLLAEPIRQLTAYFAGSLKRFDLPLDWRLSSGFNRQVLQELDRSVSYGAVVGYGELAARVGQPGAAQAVGNAMGSNPLPLVVACHRVVENDGGIGGFGGGVETKRSLLALEGVLPQPLF from the coding sequence GTGGACAGCACCGAGCGGCCCCGCGGGCCGCACCTCGAATGGACCGTCGTCCCCGGCGAAAGCGCCATCGGCGGGCCCCTGCTCCTGGCCGCGACCCCGCAGGGGCTGGTCCGGGTCGAGTTCCATGCCGGTCCGGGCCGGGTCGAGAAGATGATCGGCTCCCTCGTCTCCCGGCTCGGCGCCGACGCCTGGCGCCCGCCGCCGGGCGAGGAGGTGCTGCTGGCCGAGCCGATACGCCAGCTGACCGCCTACTTCGCGGGCTCGCTCAAGCGCTTCGACCTGCCGCTGGACTGGCGGCTCAGCTCCGGCTTCAACCGGCAGGTGCTCCAGGAGCTGGACCGCTCGGTGTCGTACGGGGCGGTCGTGGGGTACGGGGAGCTCGCGGCCCGCGTCGGACAGCCGGGCGCGGCCCAGGCCGTGGGCAACGCCATGGGGTCGAACCCGCTGCCGCTGGTGGTGGCCTGCCACCGGGTCGTGGAGAACGACGGGGGCATCGGCGGTTTCGGCGGCGGGGTGGAGACCAAGCGGTCCCTGCTGGCGCTGGAGGGCGTCCTGCCGCAGCCGCTGTTCTGA
- a CDS encoding MFS transporter: MTAVPGTDRPAPPAGLADLPRLQRRTSGVLIASQMLGGLGVPISIALAPVLATQVSGTESLSGFASTAAVIGTAAVSLPLAALMTARGRRPGLVLGYGIGAAGAALVVLATAIKSFPLLMLGMAAFGAASSANLQARFAAADLAAPDRRARAVAVVVWASTLGAVLGPNLSAPASRSFAGTSIPETAGPFVWAGAVFVLTGTLIGVFLRPDPLLTARALAGPEEQTREGRSLRAGLAAVKASPRARLALVTVAVSHTTMVSIMVMTPVDLGHHGAGLELVGLVISGHIAGMFAFSPVMGWLADRVGRLSVIGLAAGLLSLAALLAGTAGPDHAQSAAGLFLLGLGWSAGMVSGSALLTDSVPQAARAAVQGLSDLTMNTCAGVGGAAAGLVMSHAGYGWLNVIGAGLLLPMAALALFTGRRHPAAANS; this comes from the coding sequence ATGACCGCCGTCCCCGGCACCGACCGGCCCGCTCCGCCGGCCGGACTGGCGGATCTGCCCAGGCTGCAGCGGCGCACCTCGGGGGTGCTGATCGCGAGCCAGATGCTGGGCGGCCTCGGCGTGCCCATCAGCATCGCCCTGGCCCCGGTCCTCGCGACGCAGGTCAGCGGCACCGAGTCGCTGTCCGGCTTCGCCTCCACCGCCGCGGTGATCGGCACCGCGGCCGTCTCCCTGCCGCTCGCCGCCCTGATGACCGCGCGCGGGCGCCGCCCGGGGCTGGTCCTCGGGTACGGGATCGGCGCCGCCGGTGCGGCCCTGGTGGTCCTCGCCACCGCGATCAAGAGCTTCCCGCTGCTGATGCTCGGCATGGCCGCCTTCGGAGCGGCCTCCTCCGCCAACCTCCAGGCCCGGTTCGCGGCCGCCGACCTCGCCGCCCCGGACCGGCGGGCCCGGGCCGTCGCCGTCGTCGTCTGGGCCTCGACCCTCGGCGCGGTGCTCGGTCCCAACCTCTCCGCCCCGGCCAGCCGGAGCTTCGCCGGGACCTCCATACCCGAGACGGCGGGCCCCTTCGTCTGGGCCGGCGCCGTCTTCGTCCTCACCGGCACCCTGATCGGCGTATTCCTGCGGCCGGACCCGCTGCTGACGGCCCGGGCGCTGGCCGGGCCCGAGGAGCAGACCCGCGAGGGCCGTTCGCTGCGCGCGGGGCTCGCGGCCGTCAAGGCCTCCCCGCGGGCGCGGCTGGCCCTGGTCACCGTCGCGGTGTCCCACACCACCATGGTCTCGATCATGGTGATGACCCCGGTCGACCTGGGCCACCACGGCGCCGGGCTGGAGCTCGTCGGTCTGGTGATCAGCGGCCACATCGCCGGTATGTTCGCCTTCTCGCCGGTCATGGGCTGGCTCGCGGACCGGGTCGGCCGGCTCTCGGTGATCGGCCTGGCGGCCGGGCTGCTGTCGCTGGCGGCCCTGCTCGCCGGCACCGCCGGACCCGACCACGCGCAGAGCGCCGCCGGCCTGTTCCTGCTCGGCCTGGGCTGGTCCGCGGGCATGGTGTCCGGCTCGGCACTGCTCACCGACTCGGTGCCGCAGGCCGCGCGGGCCGCCGTACAGGGTCTGAGCGACCTCACGATGAACACCTGCGCGGGCGTGGGCGGCGCGGCCGCCGGCCTGGTCATGTCCCACGCGGGCTACGGCTGGCTGAACGTGATCGGCGCGGGCCTGCTGCTGCCGATGGCGGCGCTCGCCCTGTTCACCGGGCGCCGTCATCCCGCTGCCGCTAACAGCTGA
- a CDS encoding pseudouridine-5'-phosphate glycosidase produces MHTSPKVPVLSEEVREALERGRPVVALESTIIAHGLPRPRNLAVGAELEALVRAEGAVPATIAVVDGVAYAGLDKAQLERIAGGEGVRKLGHRDLAPALAAGATGATTVSATAFLAARAGLRVFATGGLGGVHREYAQTQDESADLQLLARTRITVVCAGVKSILDVPATLQRLETLGVGVLGYGTERFPGFYLASSGEPVDWTVHRPEEVAAVMAAQDALGGPESALLVANPVAQADQLDPDLHDRVLAEALEECHERGITGQAVTPFLLGFLVRATGGASLEANLAAVRGNVALGARIAGAWAARA; encoded by the coding sequence ATGCACACATCACCCAAGGTCCCCGTCCTGTCCGAAGAGGTCCGCGAGGCACTGGAGCGGGGCCGTCCCGTCGTGGCTCTGGAGTCGACGATCATCGCGCACGGCCTGCCCCGCCCCCGCAATCTCGCCGTGGGCGCCGAACTGGAGGCGCTGGTACGCGCCGAAGGGGCGGTTCCGGCCACGATCGCAGTCGTCGACGGCGTGGCGTACGCGGGCCTCGACAAGGCGCAGCTGGAGCGGATCGCCGGCGGCGAGGGCGTACGCAAGCTCGGCCACCGGGATCTGGCTCCCGCGCTCGCGGCCGGTGCGACGGGCGCGACGACGGTGTCCGCGACGGCGTTCCTGGCCGCGCGGGCCGGGCTGCGGGTCTTCGCCACGGGCGGGCTGGGCGGCGTGCACCGGGAGTACGCGCAGACCCAGGACGAGTCGGCGGATCTGCAGTTGCTGGCGCGGACGCGGATCACGGTGGTGTGCGCGGGGGTGAAGTCGATCCTGGACGTGCCGGCCACGCTGCAGCGGCTGGAGACGCTCGGGGTGGGGGTGCTGGGGTACGGGACGGAACGTTTCCCCGGGTTCTACCTGGCCAGTTCCGGCGAGCCGGTGGACTGGACCGTCCACCGGCCGGAGGAGGTGGCGGCGGTGATGGCCGCTCAGGACGCCCTCGGCGGGCCGGAGTCTGCGCTGCTGGTGGCGAATCCGGTGGCGCAGGCGGACCAGTTGGATCCGGATCTGCACGACCGGGTGCTGGCCGAGGCCCTCGAGGAGTGCCACGAGCGGGGGATCACGGGGCAGGCGGTGACCCCGTTCCTGCTGGGGTTCCTGGTACGGGCGACGGGCGGGGCCTCGCTGGAGGCCAACCTGGCGGCGGTGCGGGGCAACGTGGCGCTCGGGGCCAGGATCGCGGGGGCCTGGGCGGCGCGCGCATGA